One Micromonospora sp. WMMD812 genomic window carries:
- a CDS encoding ATP/GTP-binding protein, which produces MSHRPPNPSGRVTSAKIVIAGGFGVGKTTLVGSVSEITPLTTEAIMTSAGVGVDDTRQVPGKATTTVAMDFGRITIDRDLILYLFGTPGQTRFWFMWDELVRGAIGAVVLVDTRRLADCFAAIDFFEHRRLPYLVAINCFDGMQYHDPQDVRDALAISSDVPVVACDARNRESTKHVLISLVEYVLTMRRSRAVAPA; this is translated from the coding sequence ATGTCGCACCGCCCGCCGAACCCGAGCGGGCGCGTGACGTCGGCGAAGATCGTTATCGCGGGTGGATTCGGCGTCGGCAAGACGACGCTGGTCGGCTCGGTCTCGGAGATCACGCCGCTGACCACCGAGGCCATCATGACCTCCGCCGGCGTGGGCGTCGACGATACCCGGCAGGTGCCGGGCAAGGCGACGACCACGGTGGCCATGGACTTCGGTCGTATCACGATCGACCGTGACCTGATCCTGTACCTGTTCGGTACGCCGGGTCAGACCCGGTTCTGGTTCATGTGGGACGAGCTGGTGCGGGGCGCCATCGGCGCGGTCGTTCTGGTGGACACCCGCCGGCTGGCCGACTGCTTCGCGGCGATCGACTTCTTCGAGCATCGGCGGCTGCCGTACCTGGTGGCCATCAACTGCTTCGACGGGATGCAGTACCACGACCCGCAGGACGTCCGGGACGCGCTGGCGATCTCGAGCGACGTGCCGGTGGTGGCCTGCGACGCCCGGAACCGGGAGTCGACCAAGCACGTGCTGATCTCGCTCGTCGAGTACGTGCTGACCATGCGTCGCTCCCGCGCGGTCGCGCCGGCCTGA
- a CDS encoding DUF742 domain-containing protein, with translation MADRDEPTGALVRPYAVTRGRTRPRLDIALEALVETTVRGRAAANGNGGQGREHQYIAALCDGRVQSLAEIAARMQLPLGVARVLIADMATDGLVAVHEPTILDDSNDAVGTELLERVLSGLRRL, from the coding sequence ATGGCCGATCGTGACGAACCGACGGGAGCGTTGGTCCGTCCATACGCCGTGACCCGTGGTCGTACCCGCCCCCGACTCGACATCGCGCTGGAGGCGCTCGTCGAGACGACGGTGCGCGGCCGGGCCGCTGCCAATGGCAACGGCGGCCAGGGCCGCGAGCACCAGTACATCGCCGCGCTGTGTGACGGACGCGTGCAGTCGCTTGCCGAGATCGCGGCGCGGATGCAGCTCCCGCTAGGTGTGGCCCGGGTGCTCATCGCCGACATGGCGACGGACGGCCTGGTCGCGGTCCACGAGCCGACCATCCTGGACGACTCGAACGACGCGGTGGGCACTGAACTGCTGGAGAGGGTGCTGAGTGGACTTCGCAGGCTCTGA
- a CDS encoding roadblock/LC7 domain-containing protein, with product MTTTQDLGWLLANFADRVPGVAHAVAVSADGLLLASSRDLPRDRADQLAAIASGLVSLTQGAARCFEGGAVLQTVVEMDNGFLFLMSISDGSSFAVLAARSSDVGQVGYEMALLVDRVGDALTPQPRAAAGMLG from the coding sequence ATGACTACTACGCAGGATCTCGGTTGGCTGCTCGCCAACTTCGCCGACCGGGTGCCCGGTGTCGCGCACGCGGTTGCCGTCTCGGCGGACGGCCTGCTGCTCGCGTCGTCACGGGACCTCCCGCGTGACCGGGCCGACCAGTTGGCAGCGATCGCGTCCGGCCTGGTCAGCCTGACCCAGGGCGCGGCCCGCTGCTTCGAGGGAGGCGCGGTGTTGCAGACGGTCGTGGAGATGGACAATGGCTTCCTGTTCCTGATGTCCATCTCGGACGGCTCGTCGTTCGCGGTGCTGGCCGCCCGCAGCTCCGACGTCGGGCAGGTCGGCTACGAGATGGCGCTGCTCGTGGACCGGGTGGGCGACGCGTTGACCCCGCAGCCGCGCGCAGCCGCGGGAATGCTGGGTTGA